The DNA region ACCTCCGTCCTCCCTGGCGCACTGCTTGGAGGGATCGCCCGGCGTCCTGGAAGCAGCAGACATGGACAGGAAATGATGACAAACAGGAATAGTTGAAGCAACATCTGTGAGGTTCAGTGTTTGCTGGTTGCCTACCAGTTGTCGTTGTCTCTGTCGTAGGTGCTGAACATCATGCCGTTGTGAATGGTCATGGTGCGGTTTTCTCCATACAGCTCCAGAGCTCCTTCCAGGAAGCAGTTGCCAGCGTTACCAGAGTAACCATTGACGGCCATCACATAGTTGGACGTCTCTGTCTGGATGGTGAACTGCTGGTATTGGGCATAGACCTTATAGGAAAAGGAACGGGAAGGTTTAGCTTCAGTTGAAGTCAACGTTTTCACAAGGAAATTCAAAGATGAAAGataatttctactttttctttagatttattAGAATAAAAGTCACCACATTTATGAAAAGACTCACCTTGGCTCCTGTCCAGTCCTGCATCTCGATGAGAACCTCAGTGGGGCCCATCTTGGACAAATGGCTGATGCGGTCGTTTCCCAGCCAGTACTCACCTGTCCCATGACAACAAAGGACAGTGTGATATTCATCTTCATGGCATAGTTGGGATACAGTTCTTTCAGTTGTTTAAAGTCTTACCAGGAGTCTCGCAGAAACGTTTGCTGGATTTAAAAGCGATGTTTCCAAAACCACGGCGATAGTCGTCCCATCGGCGGCCAAAGTCAACGCTGCCATCAAGCCTGTTCTGGATAAGGACCCATCCTGGAAgtagacattttgaaaaatactgtgactttaactgaaaacaaatactCGAAACTTGCTGGATGAGTTGCACTCTAACCTCCATTCTGGGAGGTCTGATCACAGAAGACCTTGTACGGTGGGAACAATGGATCCGGCTGGATGAGATACATCTGGGAGTCTCGTCCTCCACGCCGGTAAATGTCCTCACACTCCTTACCTGGATCGCAACGAAGGGAGGTAATCAAAGAAAACCAGAGGTAATTCTGTCACccactgtttttctctttgtgaaaaacattttgccgTCCTCACTCACCAGAAACCACCGGAATTGGACACTTGGTTATGCACGGATCCCTGCACTGCTCATTCTGGGACAGGATGGCCTTTTCAAGCTTCTGGATCTTCAGCCTGATCTTGTCCAGCACCCCCTGTATCCACAACAACATTCACATTAGAATCACCTTGTTTTGTCTGTCATGTTGGTTCTTTCCTTTATATAATACAACTCATAAAAATAGATTCACCTGTAGCACTCTGATGTTGGAGGGGAAGATCGTGTCGACGGTCTCTTTGATGTAGGCATGTTGTTCCTCTACTTGATCGGTGTACTGACTCACCGCCTGGTTGTTGTCTGAAAACATCAGGAAATGGAAAGATGAGAAGTGATTGTCTACAAAGAGACTGCAACCTagtgataaaataaacatccaacCTCACAAACAGGAATATCTTGCTGTCAtgagtttctctttaaataaaacaactgttTAACTTAAAGTAGCATCATATTTTGCACCAATTATCCTTACTGTCGAAGACACGCTGTCTCTCCCTCAGAGAGTTGGAGATGCCGTTGACGTAGTTGTAGACGTTGTTTGACGAGCGGGACAATTCCTCAATCTGAGGCTTGAGTTCAACAATAACCTTACAGGGAAAAAGATCAAGAGAACAGAAATTAACATCTGCAtcacaaagtttttatttttgaagcttGAACACATTTGAATCTTTGATCTCCAGAGATGATCTTATAAAAAACTTTCCATTTGAATAACTTGAAGAAAATGAGTGAAATTTACCGCTTTGACGTTCTTCTCCTGCTTCAGCAGAGCGTTTTTCAGTTCGCAGCCAGTCGGACACAAAGCACCCTGATGGAGAACAAAACTCTGATGAATGGCCTGAAGCAAAATCCTCTCTTTGTTTTCTAAGGTCCGAATGTTTTCTAAACTGTTAACCTGTAGTCAACgaattttctgaaaactttcAGCTTAATGACGACGCTCTTCTGGAAGTCCTCTAACCCAAAGTCTTTCATTTCTGAAATCTTTGCTGATTTCTCAGACACtcataaactaaataaaatcagctctACAGTCTACGATaagtaaactgaaaatgtaaaatcctGTTAAAACTTGAGTCAGTCTTGTTTCCTAAATGCTGAAGGTATTTTCCTACCATGGCCTCTGAAGCATGCGTACATCCTCCCGCATCAGGCTGCTCCTCTTTCTCCTGCACCTGACTGCCGACCGGAGCTGGGGTGGGCCGACCGCGGTACCTGAACAGAAAACCATCAACCTActgaaaacacaacagcaaGGCAAGTTTTCATTCTGACACTCAGTTTTTGGGGTCAAAATTTggacaaattaaattaaatggtCCAACCAAGTCTgacatttaaaggtttttgtctAGAATGAGAATATCAGctaaaaaaatgatcagttttcaACCTTTTGGGCTAAAAATAGACCAGAAACTGgttcatttgcttttgttttgtcattgtaAAGTCAATTTTAAACATCTATTAACAagctattttattattaaagccatttcagtttatttttgttgtgtttagttTCATGAAAGATGCAGATAACGGGCTTTGTGGAGttgtaaaataaagataaatatgtAGTAAATGGTGTTTAATTTTGAAAGTtaagaaaatgaatttaaaatataaagtatatTTCTATTTCCAGATTGAGTGAGCTTctataaattttgaaaaaaataaacattaagctttttttaaaagccttgCCCAGCTGTTGTAAATTTCCTTTTTCTAAAATCATGCAGAAGAACTACAGAaacttttttcatttagtttttattgccTTCAAAcagaaagatattttatttcctcctaTGCAAACAACAGGAGTTGGGCTTCCTGATGTAAGCGGAGGATGTCCAGATAGGAATATAATGTCCtaaatttaaatacaacttttaattaaactatttaataattttgttcaaacattttctcactgTTTCCTGGATTTTATCAGTTTTCTATATTGACTCTTTAATGTGGGTCACCAGTAAAATGAGTATAAATAATGTGGGATTCGCTCCATTCATCCTGATGCCAGGTGTTGGAGTGTTTTAGTCAGGTGAGGCTGTGGGCGGGGCTTACCTCTGGCCTGAGGTGATTGGTGGAGGAGCGTATCGGTTTGGGCTGTACGAATCTCTGCCACTGCTGACCGGTCGATGACCTCGAGCATCAACGGCTGTTCCTTCGCTCTGCacagaaaacaaagttaatatCATGTTAAAGATAAATATTACATAGTTCTCATCAAATGTAACATATTCCTCAAGATAAATGGTTTTACATACTGTGGTGTTCTTTGCTGCCGCCTTGTTGTCCTGTGAAGAAATATTAGGAATAATTGTTAGGAATTCAAACTGGTTTATTGGTGTTTATTGATGTTTATTGGTGTTTATTGATGTTTATTGGTGTTTATTGGTGTTTATTGGTGTTTATTGGTGTTTATTGATGTTTATTGGTGTTTATTGGTGTTTATTGGTGTTTATTGGTGTTTATTGGTTCTCTGTTTCTCTGGTGTGGTTTACTAAGATTAATAAGACAAAAAgataaatgcatattttgatTGCATCAAAAGCTGATGTAAAACCAATTTTTGtggagaaaaatgtattaactGTGCAGTTTTAAGACATAATTGACCGAATGatctaaaagaaattagctattttttaaagttttttttatatataattatactTCAGTAAGCTGAAATTCAACCATAAAGTTTACATCTGTTGGttttatcaattatttgcaaaaattcagaatttttctgattctattttttctatattgtataactttttaatttgcatgattcaatatgatcaaataaaatttaaagaaatgtgtaataaatgtttAGTACCATCAccaattttaaataactttttatttcacaatctttttaaaatattactaaaatgtctgaaattttttatttaatgatgcTGCTGAAATTTTGATTCCCTGAAACACATGAGAAAAATGACCTAATGAATCCATAAACCCGCCTCTCACCCAAAACGTTCACTGGAGTTAAGCACCAATGATGGATggacattcattttattttataactaattaagatttttttttttttacatagaaatgctttaaaacttttacaggaattactgaaaaaataaaaatgaaggaaacagcattcacttgaaaaaatatttagtttgaattgaaattttttttattgtttctctcaattttaaattaatgtcaaTTCGTCCagaatatttttgctgttttttagtCTCTTCACATGAtttaatgacatattttttGCTTGCTGGATTGATTGTTATCAGACATCATGACCCACATTAATGAAAGCCCATTATTGACCTTTTAATTgaaacaataatcaataaacagTAATCTTTtaggaacaaaacaaataccATAAAATGCATAATCTTTTTTAGCAATAATAATCAGAACAAAGTAAGCCTTTAATATTACTGTTACTGATAAGCAGAGAcaacttgaatttattttcctctgGCTGATTTCACAGATTTGTCCGACATTAAAATACTCACGGGGTCGTAGTCGTCGTATTCTAGGACTTCCTGAGCCCAGGTGACATAGAGGCACAGGTACAGCACCAGCAACGTCTTCATCATCAACTTTGTGATCTTTCTCCgttttcctctctctgcctccTGCTTCTGACCCTCTGGTCTTTGCTATTGAGGTTTTTATCCTCTGATCTTCTGCTCCACCTGCCTCCCCCGGGTTTTATTGATCTGCTGCAGTTGATCAGTAACCGTCTGCTGCGGTCGGTCCAACCAAACCTGACTCAGCTCTGAAATCAGTCAAGGAACAAAAGGGCAGAAGGAGCGAGGAGTCACAATTTGTTTAACGAAAAGGTTTACTGTCAGTCTGATGAGTCATGTAACATCAAAAcacttgaaatgttttgaattaaacagaaataaatgaaatatactttttatttcagattggatgtaattttaaatttgcAGCAAGCCAAAATACACACATCCCTCATTTTCTGCAgcttaaaatgtttacagtacATTTACATGTAGagacaacaaaattatttgtccAACATGTTGATATTTCCCACTGAAGACAGTGAAATATCTTAGGTTTGCACATGCACTTTCATAATCATAACACTTTAAAGCCTCAACATTATTACTTCATATGTCgctaaataataatttaaaaaaaacagatatcaCAAAATATGTGCATACAGAGCAAAAAGTTAGACACAAAAGACTcgcattttttaattttcactggaaaacatttttttttaagttttattactGAAATGCTGTAATTGTTTCAGCAAATAATGTCTAAATTTACTAAATATCACCATAAATTGCTAAATggatcagaaaaacaaacattttaatggttTTGAGTTAGGAACTAGAAATGTGGACTTCTTTTGGATCAAATGATCTATAAACTCTGGGGGGGTTCAGTATTTTTGAATAGTTTTATAATTATTACTCATAGTCAATGaagcatttataaataaaacccatGAAGACAGATTCATTTACAGTTTACTGTCTTGCatcatttaaacataaatgttcatCCTCTCTGTGCCGTAATGTAATATTTGTGCTTAGTTTTTCTGAATTTGTATTATTGATTTACTTCATTATGATCTCAATGATGAATCAGAGTTTCATTGCACATTCAGTTAAACACAGCATGTCACTGCCTGGAAGTACTCACTTCAGAGTCACTGCTGTTTGAGTCCAAAAGGGTAAAAGTATCGCATGACGAAACAACAACCCACAGAAACATCCACAAAGCTGTGCTAACAAGCATTTCAGCCACTTAAtgaggaaacattttgttttctttaatccacacagagaagcagaaggACAGTATGAGTTCAAAATgggtcagtttttgttttattttgctaaatatgGCTGAAACCTGTGTTAGAATTTTGTGTTTGCAGCTCAACATctgcaaaatgttacaaataaacTCAGCAGAGTGGACACATTTGCATAATTTGTATAAAGCATCAGTAATTTATCATTGAAAGTATTGAAAATGATCCCCTTGAAGTTGTAATCAGCATATTTCCATAACAGACTAACCAAGTTCTTACTTTTTGTCTGTCCCAAAATGTTCATGAAATATGCAGATAATGTTCTGTGAACagtttatttcacatatttccAAAGATAACCTATAAGTCTACATCACCCTGAGGCTTATTGTGGGAACAGAAATTTAGTGATGCATCTCAACAAATTACAATATcattaataaatagtttttgcaggaactaaaacaaaaagcagaactgATCAAATTTAGAATCAAGTGAGAGGTTTTGCAGAAAAGAGAAATTGTTTAAACTTGAACTTCTAAAATAAAGCTGAGAATCAGCTCTGAACATTCAAAGACACATAAAGATGATTACAAAGTCAGCCATGTGAAGAGCAACATTCAggctccactaatctggaacaaacttcctgGAAACTGAAACTGTGACTTCCTTTAAACCTATTTGATTAGAGTTCACTTTGATTTATAATAACCAGAATATCAATTCATTACAACTTTACATCACTTCTCCTTACTttgcctctgttgttgttttttgtttgtttattttttgttgttgtttgttcactgtattgtatttttaccatgtaaaacatgttgaaatgtCCTTTTGCTGAGAAGTGGGATATGAATAAATAATCTTGACTTTATAAGCTTGAAAAAAGAGTATGTACCAGTAATAATAATCCTGCCAGTTAGGCTTTAAAGCAGACATTAGGGTTATGGTCCAGTGCCTCCTGACATTTACATATGATGTTACAGGAACCCAAACAGTTTGCAACAACCTCTGGCTGCTTTACTTTGCTTTCACACTTAACTTTGTGGTAGAAAAATCATTTCTagttgaaaagttatttttgtatttgttttttatcgCCCAgccaggggtcttttgtgggctctagtgtcccttttttcaaagtaggcagacatgcggtaaacatcgtcgggtccgggaatcaaacccCCGACATCCGAGACGAGGCCACGTTGCCTCTTAATGCctcgctaacccctccgccaccacgacACGcccattttctgtatttttaagtgatttggtcaaacttattttaagtttgCATAACACTGGAGGATGTTTCCTCCACAAACGAACTCTCATGCTTACTACCCCTTTTTAGTCTTGCTTCCAGATGCCAGTGAAGAATTTAACTTCCTCTTGTTGAAACCATAAAATCCCcttatctcattatttttgccACTTTCAGTTTTAGACTTTAATATTTACTCCTTCAGGAGAATCTACTCTGGAGCAAACTGGGTAAAACATGTTCTTGGCATGAAATAAAGCTTTGAATCTCAGCAGACGTGTTTTCCACTTTGCGACAAATGTGATTGCATCTGAAATCATTCAACAGTTTCAAATagagaacaaaagaaaagagaagctATAAAACGTGACAAGAGATTAAAAATCAGTAAGAGATTAAAAATCAGTAGATTGATTTCTAACCCAGGTGGAAGTCAGATACCGcagcattaaaataatatttaaaccaAGGCTGGTATGGTTCTGTGTCAGATGTTTTCTGATGGGTAATGTTATAGCAATTGAAAGCCGAGCATAAATTGCAGCATAAAATTGAATGGATTTACAACAGCACTCAAATATAAAGCATCAAACATGAACCAACTACTTAACGACTGAACTGCCATTATTTCAAGTAAATGTTTAGATTGCTTTtagttattttcattaaatgttttttaaccaaagTCTATGGATTTTTCTTTGgagtttaaatgaaaacttctgttaataattttgaattttacagATTAAGATAAGTATGGCAGAAATATTGGAAGAGATTGGAAAGGTTTCAAAGCATGAACACTGTTACGTATATCTGCTTTAAACACCAGAACTGCCAGAGGCAAAAGTAATGAGGACGCTTCACTTTGGTCCAAAATCAGCTGTGGGTCGTATCTGgagcacaaaaaagaaattatctATGAATTTTACTGACTGATGCTGAGCAGatcaaatgagagaaaataaagtaGAACTACAAGAATCATACGTGggacacaaaaacaatttgaagaTTAGAGGATTAGCAGAAACATCCCCCACACTGGTGGAAGTAGCTAAATGTGTGTAAAAGGTCAGAACAGAGATGTTCATCTCCACTAGAGCGTTAATGCAAACATTCAtgggaattttctttttttgtttctgctcacaatttagttttcttgaatcacactttttctttttgttatgaTATTCAGAAATATTCGTAATTATTTCTGTTGTAGCCGAAGAAAATCTGCATgtgaacagaaacagagaaagtgGAACCAGAGAAACACGTCGTTCTTCAGCTGATCATTTAGAAAACACCTTTTTATGAAGcttaaatctgtttaattttgcTATAGTTTGATTACTGTCATTTTACGGTCATTTTAAGTTTCTGTTGCTTTACTGAAGCCTTTTTCAGATATTGAAGTTATGTGGTAAATATACTAtttcactgaaaatgtttcatgttagCCCTGAGCTGAGTGAAAGGGAAATAGTCAAAGTGAAACCTAGTTTTGTtcagatatttgtgttttcttctggaCAGATGCATAAAGACTTCCTGAGatgataaagtaaaaaaaaaaaaaacagtcttttcctgttttaacaaATCACTTCTCCAATGTGTGCGTTTCACTTCTGCGTCTCGCTCAGCTCGACAGATCTGCTCTTCCACTCTGCAGCATGAGACGTCTGACTTCGGGCTCCCTGGCCCTGCTCCTCCTGTTGGCACCTCTGATCCGGGGTCAGAAGGTCGACGGGGGTGATGGGAGGCCGACCTGCAGGCGCTGCGACCGCCATCGCTGCTGTAACTGCTCCTACAGCGGATTCACCAGCGTTCCCATGGTAACAGACCAAGCACTGAGCCTGGACCTTTCCTTCAACAACATCACCATGGTGACCCAAGATGACCTGATGGGACACTCACAACTGAGGGCTCTggatctccatggtaaccattgTTTTTGCTGCGtcttttctattgtttttacaGCCAGTAGAATTGAATTCAGATATTTCTGTCAGCAGGAAAAGTTTAGTAAtaactatttacatttactcagttacatttccTTGAgtaacttgtttaaaaaaaatactttcaggagtatttttactgtgctgtactttttacatttacttgttcagatactcagtacttgagtagactttctACCAACTACTTTTTGTActattacttgagtaatttcttggacagctacCTTTTACTTGAATAAGAATAAGTTTAAGTAgtgttactcttacttgaggACAGTTTCCAGGTACTCTGCCCCCCTCTGCCTGCAGCTAACCGGTTAGCTGAGATCCATCCGTCAGCGTTCGACTCTCTGTGGAGCCTGGAGGAACTGGATCTGTCTGACAACCAGCTGAAGTTTCTCAACCCCAAGTGGCTCAAAAATCTGGCAATTCTGGAGCATCTCAACCTGCTGAACAATCCGTACAGGTGAGGAGCTCAGAGCCCCGCAGAGGCAAAGCTGCTGCAAATgagtttttagccttgatttaaagaaacttagAGTTTGAGtagttctgcagttttctggaggtttgttccagattagagaaGCATggtctccatgtttggttctggttctgaggatgctgagcagaacagaaccagaagaccggaaggttgatacaacagcagcagatctttaatgtattgtggtgctaagccgtccagtgatttataaactaacagaagtattttaaagtttattctttcagtggaaggactttaaaaTCGGGATGATGTTCTCCACTCTCCAATCATGACACCTAGAGGATATGATGTGAAGCTGTTgctgtaaaaaatgttattgtacAAACCAAACACTAAAACACATCCATTTATAAACAGAGATACAGAAAATTAACACTTTTCTACTacatattatttattgtttattgttattatggCATCAAAAAGCAGCAGTGCTTTGTTGTTAGTGTATTTAGAGACTGTAAGAactttgaaaaaggaaaaaagaaagaaagaaatttggcAAGgggtcaaatattttttacactCTGCGCCGCTCACATCCTCAGATCACAATATGAACTGCTTCTGTCTGCCACATGGTATGGAGTCCCCTCCTACAGACTTCACaggtttaaatgttcattagtcTCTGCGCcatcagaataataaataagGTAGGCAGACGGTGCGATTGTGCATTGCTGGTTTGGATGATTCTGGATGTTCAGAAAACGTGGTTTTGTCTTATAGAGTCTTTACCAGTCAGACTGAAGGACTTCTTGTTTTTTACTTGTTGAACTCCAGTTTCAGAGCGTTTGAGTTCCTCTGTGTTTCCAGTAATTATTATCTTAGTAAGATGTATGAGACATTCACACATGTAAGAATATTCAATTGTTTCCATATTTAGTTTGGGAGGGGACAAGTGAAAAGCCTTGTATGCCCTCATATGTGTTTAATATGGATTGGGTTTTACAAAGGAAACATGCTTGAATCCCTCCGTATTTATTCATGCATGGATTGTTCCTCACCTAAAGCATGATTCAGTTGGAAATCATGTTAGATGTGTAATAAAAGGAGCAGAAACTTGTAAATTCACCGTGTGTTTGGTCTCGTCCAGCTGCCTTGGTTCCCCTTCGATGTTTCTTGGACTCGTCAGACTGAGGAGGCTGATGTTTGGAGGTCCAGACCTGAAGGAACTACGGAGAACAGATGTGTTTGGAGTCACGGAGCTGGAGGACCTCACTGTCCACGCGAACAACCTGGCCAGGTGTTCCCACATTCGTCCTATATGATGCAGAGACCTTTAAATTATAGttaatatttgacttttcctttcttttttctgttctctgcaGTTATGACTCTGGCACATTAGGAGACATTTGGCCTCTGGGTCGTGTTACCTTAAGCCTCCATGGTCCGTTTCTAACCAATGTGGCCTTGGCTGCAGCTGTGCTTGCGGATGTATCGTACCCTGAGACTCCGATCATCCTACAGGACCTCAATCTGACTGGGCGTCAGTCTGTCCAGCCCTTCAGAGAGTCAGCCAACAAGAGGATCCGGTTGGAATATCATGCTCTTTTCAATTTGTTCCTGCAGTAACACATGCTTTTATtaacttttctttgttgttgtccTTCAGATCTCTTTCTTTACGTAACTCTTCTGTGTCCGATGCCTCGTTTGTCGACTTCCTGATGGTGATGAATGGAGACCCGCTCTCCTATCTTCACGTGGAAGACATCACGTTGAAAGGCGAAGGGAGGTAGGAAACCAAAACCTGCAGATGTTCAAACACCCAACGGATGTAAATCATTGCCTCCACTAATCTATAAAGTTTGTGCTTAGAAATCAGATTGCTACAAAACCCACATCTATATTTATGATtagaggatttttttaaaacaaaagtaataatttgaCCATGTTGATTTCTTGGAAATGAACAAATCTATGTAAAATTACTGACACATTTCCATTAATCAGCCAACAGAGCGAAGTGAAGTGAACTGTTTAAACACTTTGATCCCCCAGTTTTAACTAAACTAAGGAGAAATGCACTTAAAAACCTGCTAAAACGTGAATTACTCACTTCCATAAACACCGGCAGTGTTGGCGTTTTAAACTAAAAGGCCGACAGTGACACCT from Xiphophorus maculatus strain JP 163 A chromosome 14, X_maculatus-5.0-male, whole genome shotgun sequence includes:
- the fgb gene encoding fibrinogen beta chain, coding for MMKTLLVLYLCLYVTWAQEVLEYDDYDPDNKAAAKNTTSEGTAVDARGHRPVSSGRDSYSPNRYAPPPITSGQRYRGRPTPAPVGSQVQEKEEQPDAGGCTHASEAMGALCPTGCELKNALLKQEKNVKAVIVELKPQIEELSRSSNNVYNYVNGISNSLRERQRVFDNNNQAVSQYTDQVEEQHAYIKETVDTIFPSNIRVLQGVLDKIRLKIQKLEKAILSQNEQCRDPCITKCPIPVVSGKECEDIYRRGGRDSQMYLIQPDPLFPPYKVFCDQTSQNGGWVLIQNRLDGSVDFGRRWDDYRRGFGNIAFKSSKRFCETPGEYWLGNDRISHLSKMGPTEVLIEMQDWTGAKVYAQYQQFTIQTETSNYVMAVNGYSGNAGNCFLEGALELYGENRTMTIHNGMMFSTYDRDNDNWTPGDPSKQCAREDGGGWWYNRCHSANPNGRYYIGGAYTSKMTKHGTDDGVVWMNWKGSWYSLKAISMKIRPFYASR